The genomic region TAAGAGTACAATTTCTAAAAAAATTGCTAGAGAACTAGATATTATATACATTGACACCGGTGCAATGTATAGAGCGCTGACTTTAAAGTTATTGAAGAATAATATCAATATACATGATAAAAAAGAATTATATAAAATCCTTCAAAGTACTTCTATAGACTTTAGAAATAATCACATTTTTTTAGATGGGAAAAATGTTGATGAAGAGATCAGAGATAATCAAATAAGTACTAATGTTTCTGATGTAGCTAAAATTAAAGAAGTCAGGGAAAAACTGGTTGAGATTCAAAGGGATATAGCACGCAATAAGAGTGTAATCATGGATGGAAGAGATATTGGAAGCTTTGTTCTTCCCAATGCAAACTATAAGTTCTATATTACTGCCTCTATTGAGGAGAGAGGCTATAGGCGATACAAGGAACTAAAAGGAAAAGGTTATAATGTGAACTTAGATGCAATAATTGAAGAAATTAGAGAAAGAGATAGAATCGATAGTACAAGAGAATTTTCTCCCTTAGTAAAATGTGCAGATGCAATTGAAATAGATACTACTGATAAAACCATAGAAGAAGTAGT from Proteiniborus sp. DW1 harbors:
- the cmk gene encoding (d)CMP kinase; translated protein: MKNLTIAVDGPAGSGKSTISKKIARELDIIYIDTGAMYRALTLKLLKNNINIHDKKELYKILQSTSIDFRNNHIFLDGKNVDEEIRDNQISTNVSDVAKIKEVREKLVEIQRDIARNKSVIMDGRDIGSFVLPNANYKFYITASIEERGYRRYKELKGKGYNVNLDAIIEEIRERDRIDSTREFSPLVKCADAIEIDTTDKTIEEVVVHILEIVNRGGK